Proteins from a single region of Sphaerochaeta globosa str. Buddy:
- a CDS encoding tetratricopeptide repeat protein yields the protein MKKLLVFVLCSSLLLVSCQTYQANRLAEQGYEHMQGQNFDASSVLFAKASTKDAKNHTYRYNYLLSLFLQGHYDEVIVQSEEAFETFPFNLSFLLIQAQSYAEKQEYEKALVTYNRLFKLDPASYETQASVMEQALLWKEYETAKDLALGLVNQKAYEKKALGVLSEIAGDDTWYALALAYVTKEKQSQSQQ from the coding sequence ATGAAAAAACTGTTGGTGTTCGTACTCTGTTCGTCACTCTTGCTTGTCTCCTGTCAGACCTATCAGGCAAACAGACTTGCAGAGCAAGGGTACGAACACATGCAGGGTCAGAATTTTGATGCATCCAGTGTTTTATTTGCCAAAGCAAGCACTAAAGATGCCAAGAATCATACGTATCGTTACAACTATCTCTTGTCCCTGTTCCTGCAGGGACACTACGATGAAGTGATTGTCCAAAGTGAAGAAGCCTTTGAAACATTTCCCTTCAATCTTTCGTTTCTCCTCATACAAGCACAGTCATATGCTGAAAAACAAGAGTATGAGAAGGCGTTAGTTACGTACAACCGCCTCTTCAAACTCGACCCTGCTTCGTATGAAACACAGGCATCAGTAATGGAGCAAGCACTTCTCTGGAAGGAATATGAAACTGCTAAGGACCTTGCCCTCGGTCTTGTTAACCAAAAAGCCTATGAGAAAAAGGCACTCGGTGTACTTTCAGAGATTGCAGGCGATGATACTTGGTATGCATTGGCGCTTGCCTATGTTACGAAAGAAAAGCAATCACAATCCCAGCAATAG